GCTTTGCCGAAAATGATAATGCCGTCGTATCCCGCGTACTTGATTTCAGGCCCCAGCCTGCCGCCGAAAAAGGAATCCAGATAGGTTCCCGTAAGCGGCGACTTGGTGACGGCGCAGGCCCGCATGCTTGGAGCGGCCGTGGCTGTCAGAGGGCCGGGAAAGAACATGAGCACGTTTTCGGGCGACAGAGCGTCCACGCCTTTGGGTACGAGGTCGTAAAGCAGTTTGGCGCCGAATCCCTTGCCGCCCACAAACTGGTCCTTCAGCCATTGCGGCGTGGGAACGGTGCGGGAGGTTTCATTGGTCAGATCCACCAGCAGAAATTTTCCCATATAGGAATCAGCCATTGGGCTCCTCCTCTTCCTCATCAGGGACAACTCTGTATGCCAGTTCCAAGGCCCCTGTCGGGCAGGCTGCCACGCAAGCGGGATCGCCGCCGCACAAGTCGCACTTGACGGATTTTTTCAGGTCCGGGTCCACGCCGACCATTTCAATGGGGCAATACTTACGGCACATGTTGCAGCCTATGCATTTATCGCGGTCCACCACCAGGGCGCGGGTTTCGGGATCGCGGCTGATGGCCTTGGCCGGGCAGACATTGGCGCAGTAGGCGTTTTCACACTGATTGCAAACCGTGGGAAAGTGGTAGAGATTCTCCGCCTTGTGAGTTATGCGGAGCAACGCCCTGTGCGGGTTGTAGCCCCCCAAGAGGCGCTGGGAGCAGGCCAATTGGCAAAGGCTGCAACCCGTGCACAGGTCAAAGTTAGTCTTGATAAAAAAGGTTTTGGCCATATACCGATAAAATTCCTATTTACACCACCTGGGCGTCTGGAATTTGAAGTCCTTGTAGGGCTTGACCGGAGGATCGGTGAAGATGGTCACCAACTCGCCGCCCTGCACCTGATAATGTCCGATGGGCACATCCCCGCCGGCGCGCATGACGTTGCTCTTGTCCCATTTCCACCAGCCGGTCTCGCCTTTGTAGCCCTTGGTGGAGATGTATTTGCAAACGGCTGCATGGTCCTTTGCATCGCCCACGGCTTCCACGGCCGCGGCCCAGGCTTTTACGCCGCTATAGGCTGCCCAGGAGCCGGCCTGAGGCTGATGGCCCCAGATTTTCTTGAAGTTTTCCACCCAGGCCTGAGCTTCGGGCGTAGGTGCGGTGGGGGTGGGCATGGCAGTGGGAACTTCGCCGATGATGCCGTCGGCTTCCGTGCCCATGGTCTGGACCACTTCCCTGGGGACAATGGAGTAGCCGTAGCTCAGGATGGATTTTGTCGGGGATTCCATGAACTGACGGAAGAAGGTGATGACTTCCTGAGCGCTGACGATTTCCAGATGAATGATAGCGGGTTTGGCTTTGCGAATCCGAGTGAGGATGGGTCCCCATTCACGGGTGCCGTAAGGCACTTCTTCATGCAGAGCCACTTTCCAGCCTTCCTTCTTGAAGTTTTTGGCCAGGGTTTCGCCCACGCCGGTTCCCCAGGCGTCGTCCGCCGTGATGATGGCGACTTTCTTGTTGGGGTACTCGTAAGGCAGAGCCATCAAAACCCGGAACATACTGGAAGCCTGGTTGATGTCCGTGTCCGTAAGCTGATAGATGTTGGAGTATTTCTTGGGATCCTGGTTGAATACGTCCACCGCGGACTGGGAGCCGTCGTCAGCGAAGAAAGGAGCGGTGTACTTGCCGTAGGCGCGCACGTCCTGGCCCCAACCGGCCCATCCCGCATGCACGGAATCGACTTTCATTTTGCCGCACAGATAGTCGGCGCCCTGCATAACCCTTTCCGGGGCGAATTCCTGGGTGTCGAACCGCACGGGCTCAAGCTGTTTGCCCAACAGCCCCCCGGACGCATTGATTTCGTCGATGGCAATCTTGATGCCTTTCCAGTAATTGTCTCCGGTGTCCGTGTAGGCGCCCGTCATAGCCAGGGGAACGCCAACCTTAATGGTGTCCGCGGCCATGACCGGAACGGCCATCGCCAGGGCGACTGTGATCGTCAGAATCAAACTAACCAGCTTTTTCAATGGAACCTCCTTGGTTATAATTAGTATTGGGGGTGGAAAGAACAGACGTCCTGTCATGCCTCCGCTTCCCGGGTTTTGCTTTTTCCGTTGAAGATGCGGCGTAAAAGGCCGATCACTCCATCTGGCAGCAAAAGCACCAGGACCACCACCAGCCCCCCCAGGATCAAAGGCCTGTAAGGCCCAAGAGGAGACAGCATTTCGTTCAATGTAACCGTGACTATGGCGCCCAGGATGGCGCCGGGAAACTGCCCGATTCCGCCGATGACCAGCATGATCATGAGGGTGACGAACAGGTCTATGCCAAGCATCCGTGTGGACAGCATGCCCACATAATGGGCGTAGAAGCCGCCCACCATGCCGGTGAGGAAGCTGGTCAGGGCGAACACCGCCAGCTTGTATTTGAAGGCGCTGACTCCCAGGCTGGCGGAAAAATCCTCGCTGTCTTTCAGCGCCAGAAAGGCCGTGCCCCAAAACGAGCGGATGACCATGAGGATGATTATGGAGCAAATCACGGCCAGAACCAGGGTCAGGTAGAACACCGCCACCTTGTTATCCGGCGTGAATGCATATCCGAAAATATTGATGGGGGGGATGGTCAGGATGCCCCGGGAGCCGCCCGTGCCGATGGCCCGGCCCATGTGTCCCTTCAGAAAAGGCTCCAGGATCATGTGCACGGCGAAGGTCACCAAAGCCACGTAGGCGCCTTTCAGACGCAAACACGGCAGCCCCACCAAAACGCCCAGCACGGCGGCTATACCGCCCGCGATGAATATGGAAAAAAACGGCGGAATGCCGAATTTATTGGATACAATGGCCGAGGCGTAAGCCCCGATGACGAAAAAAGCCACCTGGCCGAAGCTGAAAATGCCTGCGAAACCCATGATCAGGTCCCAGCACGAGGCCACTACGCCCCAAATCAGGATCATGATCAGGATATGCATCATGTAATCCACGCCGCCGACAAAAAGAGGCATAATCGCCAGCCCGCCGTATATTATGGCCATAAGGCCGCCCATGCGCTGCCAACTCATAGTACTACCCCCATTTGCCCATCAGCCCCTGGGGCCTGACGGCCAGGGTGGCTAAGAGAACTGCAAACAATGCAAAAAGAACCCAGGTCATGCCGAACCAATAGCCCACAAAGGCTTCCAGCATGCCCAGGATGAACGCGGCGTACAGGCCGCCCTGGATGGAGCCCATGCCGCCGAAGGCGGTGATGACCCACGATTTGACCAGGATGTCCCATCCTCCGGTGGGGGAGACGAAATATTTCTGGGCCAGCAAAACCCCGCCCGCGCCCACCATGACCGTGGAAATGGCGAAGGTGGCGGCGAAAACCCGGTCCTTGGGGATGCCCACGATCCTGGCGCCTTCCGGGTTCTGGGCCACAGCCCGAACCGCCATGCCGATGCGGGTGTTATTGAGAATCCAGCGAAAAGCCAGGATGCCGCTGACCGACAGCACCAGGATCACTATATCCTGATAGGAAATCACGATATCCCCGAGATCCCAAACCCCGTCCACGATGGGCGGCAGGGATTTCATCCGGGATCCAAAAACCACCTGGTAGAAATTGTCCATGAACAAGGCCAGGCCCAGGGTGATCATCATGACTTTGATCTCCCAGTCAGAGCGGCTCCGCAAAGGCGCGACAATGAGCTTTTCCGTCACGTAGCCAAAGACCATGAGCAGCGGCAGGGCGACGATGAACACGGAGATGTATCCGCCCCATATTCCAATGCCGGCCAAAAGCACCCAGGCCAGGTATCCGCCCAGACTGTAAAAGGAGCCGTAGGCGAAGTTAAAGGCCTTGGATACGCCGTAGACCAGGGTGAGGCCCACGGCCATGAGGGCGTAGACCGAGCCGTTGGTCAGTCCGCTTATGAATACGTCCACATATTCCATAAGCATTTTAAAACGGGGCCTCGCATGTTTTTCGTATTGATTTCATCATTACATCCCCAAGAAAATTTCCTTTAAATGTTCGTTTTCCCCGGCTTCCTGGGCTGTGCCTTCAAAGGTGATCCGGCCTTCCTCCAGCATGTAAATGCGGTCGGCAAGCTCAGCAATCTGAGGAATATTCTGTTCCACTAAAAGGATGGATTTACCCTGCTTGTTGATTTCTTTGATAATATTGAAGACTTCCACCCGTAAATTGGGCTGAAGCCCCAGGGAGGGCTCGTCAATGCACATGAAGTCCGCATTGCTCATGAGCCCCCGGGCGATGGCCAGCATACGGGCTTCGCCGCCGCTCAGGGTGCTGGCAAGCTGTTTTTTCCGCTCTTCCAGCCTGGGAAAAAGCTCCAGAACCTTGGCCAGGTTTTTCTTTTCAAAAGGCCGGGCGTTTTTGGAGTAGGCGCCCAGCTTGAGGTTTTCCAGCACGCTCATTTCGGGAAACAACTCCCGGTTTTCCGCAATGTAAATAACGCCGTCGTTCACCAGCTTTTCCGCGGGCCTGCCCGTAATGTCCCGATCCTTGTAGGTGATGGCGCCCTGCACCTGATCCACCAGGCCGCAAATGGATTTCAGCAAGGTGCTTTTGCCGTGGCCGTTGGGGCCCAGGATCACAACCACTTCCTGCTCCCGGACGTGGATGGAAACGTCGTGCAGCACGTGAAACTGGCCGTAAAATGCGTTGAGATCAGTTGTCTGAAGCATAGGCGTCCCCCAGGTAGCATTCCACCACCTGCTTGTTGCTGGTGACCTTTTCGGGATCTCCGCTGGCGATCTTTGCGCCGGACTCGATGATGAGCAGGGTTTCCGTCAGCTCGGTCAGCACCTTCATGAAATGCTCGATGATGATGATGGTGACGCCCATTTCCTCGTTGATGCGGCGGATGAAATCCATCAACTCCTGGATTTCATGGGCGTTGGAGCCTGCCATGGGCTCGTCCAGCATAAGGAGCTTGGGCCTTGTAGCCAGGGCGGCGCCCATCATGAGCTTTTTCTTGCCCAACAGGTCCAGGGCGCCGGTGTTGCAAGAGCGATCTTCTTCGAAATTCAGGAAGTGCAGCAAAAAATCCACGTACTGGGAGTCAAAGCCGTTGTCATCCCCAAAGCGCGAGCCTACGCTCAGCGCCTCCTCCACGGTGAGGGAGGGGAATGTGCGGGGAACCTGAAAGGTGCGGGCTATGCCCATTTTTGCGATTTGGTGGGGCTTCTTGCCGGCGATATCTTTGCCGTTGAAAAGGAGCTTGCCGTCAAAGGGGTAAAATCCGGTGATGAGGTTGTATACAGTGGATTTTCCGGCGCCGTTGGGGCCGGCTATGCCAAAGATCTGGTTTTCGTCCACCTTAAAGCTCAAGTCGTTGACTGCAACCAGTTCTCCAAATTTTTTGGTAAGATGGATTGCTTCTAGCACAATAAACCTTCCTCGCCCGATTTAACGGGCTGACGCCCTGATTTCAGGGACCGGGGATGTCGGGCGTGGACGCCCAAAAATCCGCGTCCTGGCCCTCGGCCCGTAGATTGTTTTCCTGGACTTCCCTGTCCTCCAGGCATTTTTGCAGCATGACGTAATGGTAGCCTATATAGGACAACGCCTTCAGAGGCTCGTTGTCGGCAATGGCCTGGGCGGTCTCCCGCCAGTTGCCCGCCGTTCTGGAACGGTACTCGTCGTCTTCGTACAAAACCGCATCGTGAGAGCTTAATCCCAACTGCACGGCCCGCATAATCCATTCAAAAACCGGATTCTTGGTCATCCTGGCCAGCCGGATGTTCAGCCTCCGGTCCAGTTCATGGACCGCATCCATGTCCGGATCTTCCTTGTTAAGCAGGTTTCCCAGTTGGATGGCGCCTTCCAGAAGCTGTTGCTTCTCTTCGGCGTCGGCTCTGGTGATGGCCAGGGTTGTGATGGTCCGGTCCATGCTTTCGCGGAACTCAATCAAGGATTGGGCGCTGATGCGTTGAAGCTTGAGGAACAAGCCTAACGACTCGCTGGCGTTATGAAGCTCCGCCTCTTTAATAAAGGCCCCGCCCTTGGCGCCTTTTTTAATCTCAATGAGCCCTTTTTGCTTGAGCGCCCGAAGGGCCTCCCGCACCACGCCCCGACTGGCGCCGAACTGGACGTGCAAATCCCGTTCGCTGGGCAGGCGTTCTCCGGGCTTAACCCGGCCGTCCATGATGGCCGCTTCAATTTGCAGGGCCACGTCTTCGCCGGCCCTGCCCACCCTGACGGGGGAAAACATGGGATTATCTTTCATAAATTCGGGTTCCTATCGGTAGAACCATTTTTCCCAAAAGGTCCTACATTTAAAAAGACCAAACTCTTGAAAACAACTTTGCCATGAAAAAATATAACAAATATTTTATATCGGTTATATTCTCAGGGCAAGATATTTTTGCACAGAAACGGAGAAAACATCCTCCTGAATGGTCCTGCCATTGAATCCTGACACAAGACCGGCGCCTTGTCAAGGCGCCTTGACAGAAAGGCTTAGCAGACGGACAGAATATCAATATACTATATTAAAACGGACAATTAATAAGTAAATTGGTCGGTAGTTTCGTGGCTTTTTAATGGTCGGACCGAAAAAAATTGCCAAGACGCAAAAAAACCCGCTCCCCCAATACAGGGAAGCGGGTTTTTTTAGGTATGGCGCTTTTGCGGCTCTTGCTGGGGGCGCCGCAGGAGCTTTTACTGATTCTTTTTGGCTTCGTGCTCGGCGCGAAGCACCTTGCGGAGCAGCTTGCCGACGGCGGACTTGGGCAGTTCCTCGCGGAATTCCACCATCTTGGGTTGCTTGTAAGGCGCCAGCTTTTCCTTACTGAAGGCGATGATGTCCTGCTCGGTCAGTTCCTGGCCGGGCTTGGGCACCACATAGGCCTTGACGGTCTCGCCGCGGTATTCGTCCGGGATGCCCACGGTCACGACTTCCGCGACCTTAGGATGGGTGGACAGGACTTCGTCGATTTCACGGGGATAGATGTTGTATCCGCCAGCGATGATCATGTCCTTGGTGCGGTCCACGATGGAGAGGTAGCCTTCCTCGTCCTGGATGGCCACGTCGCCGGTGTGGAGCCAGCCGTCCTTAAGCTGTCCGGCGGTTTCCTCGGGGTTGTTCCAGTATTCCTTCATGACCACGGGGCCCTTGATCAAAAGCTCGCCCTTCTGGCCCGGCCCCACTTCGGTAACGCCGTCTTCGGGGTCGATGAGCTTGATTTCCATGTTGGAAATGGGAATGCCCACGGAGCCGGGCTTGGTGGTTCCCTGGACCGGGGTGCCCAGGCCCACGGAAGTGGTTTCGCTCATGCCCCAGCCTTCGGACATGTTCACGCCCAGGTCGCGGCCTTGCTCCAGCAGGCTCACTGCGATGGGGGCGCCGCCGCTGTTCAGGAAGGTGAACCGGCGGTCCAGTTCCAGTTCCTTGGCCTTGGGATGATTCAGGATCGCGTTGATCATGGTCGGGACCGCAGGCAGGAACATGGGATTCTCCATGAGACCGATGATGCCCATGATTTCCTCGATGTCAAAACGCGGAACCACGATCTGGGTGGCGCCGGTCATGATGGACATGTTCATGGCCACCACGTCGCCGTACACATGGAAGAAAGGCAGGACGGACAGGGTGTAGCGCTTGTCCACGGACAGCATTTCCCAGGCCGGATCGCACCAGAACTTGAGGTTGAAGCAAGCGGCGATCAGGTTGTTATGGGTCAGGACCGCGCCCTTGGGCAGGCCGGTGGTGCCGCCGGTAAACTGGATGAGGGCGGCGTCTTCGCCGTCGATCCGGGGCCTGTTGGGGGTTGTGTCCGTGCAATCGGCCAGGAACTGGGAAAAATGGAACCATTCCTTTTCCAGCTTCAGTTCTTCAGGCGTGCTCTGGGGCATGCCGTTGATGAAATCGGTAACCTTGGTGATGATAACCCGTTCGATGTTCGCGGCTTTGGCCACTTCCTGGATCAAAGGCACGACCATATCAAAGGAGATGAGCGTGCTGACGCCGGTGTTGCTGCACAGGGCGGTCAATTCTTCCGGGGTGTACATGGGGTTCAGGTTGACCACGATGGCGCCCAGGCTCAAGGCTCCGTAATAGGCGACGATGTACTGGGGGCTGTTGGGCAGATGCAGGCCGACCCGGTCTCCCTTTTTAACGCCGGCGTTTTTCAAGGCGTTTGCAAAACGGGAGGACATCCTTTTCAGTTCGATGAACGTGGTTTCGGT
The sequence above is drawn from the Desulfatibacillum aliphaticivorans DSM 15576 genome and encodes:
- a CDS encoding 4Fe-4S dicluster domain-containing protein, whose amino-acid sequence is MAKTFFIKTNFDLCTGCSLCQLACSQRLLGGYNPHRALLRITHKAENLYHFPTVCNQCENAYCANVCPAKAISRDPETRALVVDRDKCIGCNMCRKYCPIEMVGVDPDLKKSVKCDLCGGDPACVAACPTGALELAYRVVPDEEEEEPNG
- a CDS encoding FadR/GntR family transcriptional regulator — encoded protein: MKDNPMFSPVRVGRAGEDVALQIEAAIMDGRVKPGERLPSERDLHVQFGASRGVVREALRALKQKGLIEIKKGAKGGAFIKEAELHNASESLGLFLKLQRISAQSLIEFRESMDRTITTLAITRADAEEKQQLLEGAIQLGNLLNKEDPDMDAVHELDRRLNIRLARMTKNPVFEWIMRAVQLGLSSHDAVLYEDDEYRSRTAGNWRETAQAIADNEPLKALSYIGYHYVMLQKCLEDREVQENNLRAEGQDADFWASTPDIPGP
- a CDS encoding ABC transporter substrate-binding protein; the encoded protein is MKKLVSLILTITVALAMAVPVMAADTIKVGVPLAMTGAYTDTGDNYWKGIKIAIDEINASGGLLGKQLEPVRFDTQEFAPERVMQGADYLCGKMKVDSVHAGWAGWGQDVRAYGKYTAPFFADDGSQSAVDVFNQDPKKYSNIYQLTDTDINQASSMFRVLMALPYEYPNKKVAIITADDAWGTGVGETLAKNFKKEGWKVALHEEVPYGTREWGPILTRIRKAKPAIIHLEIVSAQEVITFFRQFMESPTKSILSYGYSIVPREVVQTMGTEADGIIGEVPTAMPTPTAPTPEAQAWVENFKKIWGHQPQAGSWAAYSGVKAWAAAVEAVGDAKDHAAVCKYISTKGYKGETGWWKWDKSNVMRAGGDVPIGHYQVQGGELVTIFTDPPVKPYKDFKFQTPRWCK
- a CDS encoding long-chain-fatty-acid--CoA ligase; protein product: MEEKFWHKSYDPGVPAFINYPKVGAHEILSMTAFSCPNKVATSFFGTETTFIELKRMSSRFANALKNAGVKKGDRVGLHLPNSPQYIVAYYGALSLGAIVVNLNPMYTPEELTALCSNTGVSTLISFDMVVPLIQEVAKAANIERVIITKVTDFINGMPQSTPEELKLEKEWFHFSQFLADCTDTTPNRPRIDGEDAALIQFTGGTTGLPKGAVLTHNNLIAACFNLKFWCDPAWEMLSVDKRYTLSVLPFFHVYGDVVAMNMSIMTGATQIVVPRFDIEEIMGIIGLMENPMFLPAVPTMINAILNHPKAKELELDRRFTFLNSGGAPIAVSLLEQGRDLGVNMSEGWGMSETTSVGLGTPVQGTTKPGSVGIPISNMEIKLIDPEDGVTEVGPGQKGELLIKGPVVMKEYWNNPEETAGQLKDGWLHTGDVAIQDEEGYLSIVDRTKDMIIAGGYNIYPREIDEVLSTHPKVAEVVTVGIPDEYRGETVKAYVVPKPGQELTEQDIIAFSKEKLAPYKQPKMVEFREELPKSAVGKLLRKVLRAEHEAKKNQ
- a CDS encoding ABC transporter ATP-binding protein gives rise to the protein MLQTTDLNAFYGQFHVLHDVSIHVREQEVVVILGPNGHGKSTLLKSICGLVDQVQGAITYKDRDITGRPAEKLVNDGVIYIAENRELFPEMSVLENLKLGAYSKNARPFEKKNLAKVLELFPRLEERKKQLASTLSGGEARMLAIARGLMSNADFMCIDEPSLGLQPNLRVEVFNIIKEINKQGKSILLVEQNIPQIAELADRIYMLEEGRITFEGTAQEAGENEHLKEIFLGM
- a CDS encoding branched-chain amino acid ABC transporter permease, translated to MLMEYVDVFISGLTNGSVYALMAVGLTLVYGVSKAFNFAYGSFYSLGGYLAWVLLAGIGIWGGYISVFIVALPLLMVFGYVTEKLIVAPLRSRSDWEIKVMMITLGLALFMDNFYQVVFGSRMKSLPPIVDGVWDLGDIVISYQDIVILVLSVSGILAFRWILNNTRIGMAVRAVAQNPEGARIVGIPKDRVFAATFAISTVMVGAGGVLLAQKYFVSPTGGWDILVKSWVITAFGGMGSIQGGLYAAFILGMLEAFVGYWFGMTWVLFALFAVLLATLAVRPQGLMGKWG
- a CDS encoding branched-chain amino acid ABC transporter permease; protein product: MSWQRMGGLMAIIYGGLAIMPLFVGGVDYMMHILIMILIWGVVASCWDLIMGFAGIFSFGQVAFFVIGAYASAIVSNKFGIPPFFSIFIAGGIAAVLGVLVGLPCLRLKGAYVALVTFAVHMILEPFLKGHMGRAIGTGGSRGILTIPPINIFGYAFTPDNKVAVFYLTLVLAVICSIIILMVIRSFWGTAFLALKDSEDFSASLGVSAFKYKLAVFALTSFLTGMVGGFYAHYVGMLSTRMLGIDLFVTLMIMLVIGGIGQFPGAILGAIVTVTLNEMLSPLGPYRPLILGGLVVVLVLLLPDGVIGLLRRIFNGKSKTREAEA
- a CDS encoding ABC transporter ATP-binding protein gives rise to the protein MLEAIHLTKKFGELVAVNDLSFKVDENQIFGIAGPNGAGKSTVYNLITGFYPFDGKLLFNGKDIAGKKPHQIAKMGIARTFQVPRTFPSLTVEEALSVGSRFGDDNGFDSQYVDFLLHFLNFEEDRSCNTGALDLLGKKKLMMGAALATRPKLLMLDEPMAGSNAHEIQELMDFIRRINEEMGVTIIIIEHFMKVLTELTETLLIIESGAKIASGDPEKVTSNKQVVECYLGDAYASDN